In one window of Bemisia tabaci chromosome 6, PGI_BMITA_v3 DNA:
- the LOC109033870 gene encoding small G protein signaling modulator 2 isoform X2, which produces MDLASADKAFKETLIKNVKKEVKQMMEEAVTKKYVHEESSSITSLCAAVEACLSQGIRRRVLGLFKSGSTTALLHKVAKNFEPAAVISQKVQDIENSDPNRPSSSSGESTNRSSLILSNSISVTKPPLQKKNSANSGLSSQPPRYLWIRLALFDKVLARIIDHLVQNSSKYYEKDSLIADEDYGSILSSLLVGPCALDFSRTKTQDHMWTDPPADELVQRHRISSGHSTLPACRTPHLNYRRSLHAVNSEENHRQIPISAKDYVESLHQNSRATLLYGKNNVLVSPKDMNEPMPGYLSLHQTAHSLTIKWTPNQLMNGYSESDGTDKSIYWEYALNVRVDDIVYVHCHQHGGDNGGTIVLVGQDGVQRPPIHFPAGGHLLAFLSCLENGLLPHGQLDPPLWSQRGKGKVFPKLRRKGRILSQKTEVPEEESSDYVFQIISKTRHEDFLSASKEFIDAKHWFSSSNKHVSPRARAHLISSSTNSSSSSCKSLSIEPGGNGMEPVSPPPSLSSDLNNEDCKLEIENTKSSPGETIQLVCETMKRQIISRAFYGWLAYCRHLCTVRTHLSGLVNAAIISGEGAENGLTTEKWAELMKDDGKDSQTEVFRLAYYGGVAHDIRKEVWPYLLGHYTFGSSAEEREQLDETTKHSYETTMSEWLAVGAIIRQRDKEIVAASLAKLSSESTSGEQPPPTPALAQELSNDVFEDNISLSDDDPPIVDDYEGENENENEGEGEDEQKKKKVVATKCPPNSLEKHSSSDNTEILQSSSTLPTLEKVVEIMNNKMDKRHSAPCGGNIGHLSVLTGNGAVPRSVSPDEGMGDEADIEDEEEDKSSDPSKQNGQSQDQNLITDNSQTITKPMSVVVTSNQSVDSGNHSETLNGGSLSQPIVEASENEVQENMLAVCTGDEDGEGGASGQRSACISPASSQGGVYSSELIETFGLNIHRIDKDVDRCDRNYWYFTPDNLEKLRNVMCTYVWEHLDVGYMQGMCDLVAPLLVIFDNESMTYACFCKLMDRMGANFPHSGGTMDTHFANMRSLIQILDSEMFELMHQNGDYTHFYFCYRWFLLDFKRELVYEDVFTVWETIWAAKLISSAHFMLFIALSLVETYRDIILSNVMDFTDIIKFFNEMAERHDCKAVLTLARDLVLQLQTLIENK; this is translated from the exons CTGCTGTTGAAGCGTGTCTATCCCAGGGAATTCGTAGACGTGTTCTAGGTTTATTTAAATCTGGTTCTACGACAGCTCTATTACATAAAGTTGCCAAGAATTTTGAGCCGGCAGCGGTTATCTCACAGAAAGTCCAAGATATTGAAAATTCAGATCCAAATAG GCCGTCCTCCTCTAGTGGTGAAAGCACCAACCGGTCTTCCTTAATTTTATCCAACAGTATTAGCGTGACGAAACCACCGCTTCAAAAGAAGAACTCTGCGAATAGTGGTTTGTCGTCACAACCTCCCAGGTACCTTTGGATCCGCCTCGCTTTATTTGACAAAGTTTTAGCACGTATCATCGACCATCTAGTTCAAAATAGCAG TAAATATTACGAGAAAGACTCACTGATTGCGGATGAAGATTATGGATCAATTCTAAGTTCTCTTTTAG ttggACCCTGTGCTCTTGACTTCTCCAGAACGAAAACGCAAGACCACATGTGGACCGACCCGCCAGCCGATGAATTAGTACAACGACATAGGATTTCTAGTGGTCATTCTACACTGCCAGCATGTAGAACGCCTCATTTAAAT TATCGGCGCAGTTTGCATGCTGTCAATTCTGAGGAGAATCATAGACAAATTCCTATTTCCGCCAAGGACTATGTAGAGTCACTCCATCAAAATAGCCGAGCGACATTGCTGTACGGGAAAAATAATGTCTTGGTTTCTCCG AAGGATATGAATGAGCCCATGCCAGGCTACTTATCACTTCACCAGACGGCGCACTCATTAACAATCAAATGGACTCCGAATCAACTAATGAACGGCTACTCAGAGTCAGACGGCACGGATAAAAG CATCTATTGGGAATATGCACTGAATGTAAGAGTAGATGATATAGTTTACGTCCATTGTCACCAACATG GCGGCGATAATGGTGGTACGATAGTGTTGGTTGGACAAGACGGCGTCCAGCGACCGCCGATCCACTTCCCGGCCGGGGGTCACCTCTTAGCGTTTCTGTCTTGCCTTGAAAACGGTCTCCTGCCCCACGGTCAGTTAGATCCACCCCTTTGGTCACAACGAGGGAAAG GAAAAGTTTTCCCAAAACTGAGGAGGAAAGGACGTATCTTGTCTCAAAAGACTGAAGTGCCCGAAGAGGAATCCTCCGACTATGTCTTTCAGATCATTAGCAAAACTAGACATGAGGATTTCT TATCCGCTAGTAAAGAATTCATCGATGCAAAGCATTGGTTCAGCAGCAGCAACAAGCATGTTTCGCCTCGAGCCAGAGCCCACTTAATTTCATCATCGACAAACAGTTCCTCGAGTTCATGTAAATCACTGAGCATCGAACCGGGCGGAAACGGGATGGAACCGGTTTCTCCGCCTCCGTCCCTCAGCTCGGACCTCAACAACGAAGATTGTAAATTAGAAATTGAAAACACAAAATCTAGTCCAGG TGAAACGATTCAGTTAGTGTGTGAAACGATGAAACGACAAATTATCTCTAGAGCGTTTTACGGCTGGCTGGCGTACTGTCGACACCTGTGCACTGTCAGAACTCATCTGTCTGGACTTGTAAACGCAGCAATAATTTCTGGAGAGGGAGCTGAGAATGGCCTAACGACTGAAAAGTGGGCGGAGCTCATGAAAGATGACGGCAAAGATAGCCAAACAGAAGTCTTCCGATTAGCGTATTACGGTGGGGTAGCACATGATATTAGGAAAGAG gtgtgGCCTTATTTGTTGGGTCATTATACATTTGGAAGCTCAGCAGAGGAGCGCGAGCAGCTAGATGAGACAACGAAACATAGCTACGAAACAACCATGTCCGAATGGCTGGCAGTCGGAGCGATTATCAGACAACGAGACAAAGAGATCGTGGCAGCAAGTTTAGCTAAACTTTCTAGTGAAAGTACCTCAGGTGAACAGCCTCCGCCCACCCCCGCTTTGGCGCAAGAGCTCAGTAATGAT GTGTTCGAGGACAACATTAGCCTTTCAGATGATGACCCTCCAATAGTAGACGACTACGAAGGCGAAAACGAGAATGAAAACGAAGGCGAAGGAGAAGAtgagcaaaagaaaaagaaagttgtCGCTACGAAATGTCCTCCCAACTCCCTTGAAAAACACTCTTCATCTGACAACACTGAAATTCTCCAGTCTTCCTCTACCCTGCCTACTTTGGAAAAAG TTGTAGAAATAATGAACAACAAGATGGACAAGAGGCATTCAGCTCCTTGCGGTGGGAATATTGGACATTTATCTGTTCTCACGGGCAACGGAGCAGTTCCG CGATCAGTTTCTCCGGATGAGGGCATGGGAGACGAGGCAGACATAGAGGACGAGGAAGAAGACAAATCGAGTGATCCATCCAAACAAAATGGTCAATCTCAGGATCAAAATCTCATCACAG ATAACTCTCAGACCATTACAAAGCCGATGTCTGTCGTTGTCACTTCCAATCAGTCGGTCGACAGCGGAAATCACTCCGAAACGTTGAATGGAG GTTCCCTGTCTCAACCGATAGTGGAGGCGAGTGAGAATGAGGTTCAAGAAAACATGTTGGCTGTTTGCACGGGTGACGAAGATGGGGAAGGAGGTGCTTCTGGACAAAGATCTGCTTGCATCTCTCCGGCCAGCTCACAGGGCGGAGTTTATTCA tcggagctaatcGAGACCTTCGGTTTGAACATTCATCGCATTGATAAGGATGTTGATAGGTGCGATCGAAATTATTGGTACTTCACACCCGACAATTTGGAAAAGCTCAGAAATGTCATGTGCAC GTATGTTTGGGAGCACTTGGACGTTGGATACATGCAGGGCATGTGCGACCTCGTAGCTCCTTTACTCGTCATATTTGACAATGAATCCATGACTTACGCTTGTTTTTGCAAATTGATGGACCGCATgggagccaatttcccccacaGCGGAGGCACCATGGACACACATTTTGCCAACATGAG GTCTTTGATACAGATTCTTGATTCCGAAATGTTTGAATTGATGCATCAAAACGGAGACTACACTCATTTTTACTTCTGCTATCGGTGGTTCCTCCTTGACTTTAAACGAG aACTGGTTTATGAGGATGTTTTCACTGTGTGGGAGACAATCTGGGCAGCAAAACTGATTTCATCAGCACACTTCATGCTATTTATTGCTCTGTCGTTGGTGGAGACGTACAGGGATATAATTCTGAGTAACGTTATGGACTTCACCGACATTATTAAATTCTTTAATG
- the LOC109033870 gene encoding small G protein signaling modulator 2 isoform X1 — protein MDLASAGYLTSPTRLRFYRSISDSVSSVSMSCDKKKSIDKAFKETLIKNVKKEVKQMMEEAVTKKYVHEESSSITSLCAAVEACLSQGIRRRVLGLFKSGSTTALLHKVAKNFEPAAVISQKVQDIENSDPNRPSSSSGESTNRSSLILSNSISVTKPPLQKKNSANSGLSSQPPRYLWIRLALFDKVLARIIDHLVQNSSKYYEKDSLIADEDYGSILSSLLVGPCALDFSRTKTQDHMWTDPPADELVQRHRISSGHSTLPACRTPHLNYRRSLHAVNSEENHRQIPISAKDYVESLHQNSRATLLYGKNNVLVSPKDMNEPMPGYLSLHQTAHSLTIKWTPNQLMNGYSESDGTDKSIYWEYALNVRVDDIVYVHCHQHGGDNGGTIVLVGQDGVQRPPIHFPAGGHLLAFLSCLENGLLPHGQLDPPLWSQRGKGKVFPKLRRKGRILSQKTEVPEEESSDYVFQIISKTRHEDFLSASKEFIDAKHWFSSSNKHVSPRARAHLISSSTNSSSSSCKSLSIEPGGNGMEPVSPPPSLSSDLNNEDCKLEIENTKSSPGETIQLVCETMKRQIISRAFYGWLAYCRHLCTVRTHLSGLVNAAIISGEGAENGLTTEKWAELMKDDGKDSQTEVFRLAYYGGVAHDIRKEVWPYLLGHYTFGSSAEEREQLDETTKHSYETTMSEWLAVGAIIRQRDKEIVAASLAKLSSESTSGEQPPPTPALAQELSNDVFEDNISLSDDDPPIVDDYEGENENENEGEGEDEQKKKKVVATKCPPNSLEKHSSSDNTEILQSSSTLPTLEKVVEIMNNKMDKRHSAPCGGNIGHLSVLTGNGAVPRSVSPDEGMGDEADIEDEEEDKSSDPSKQNGQSQDQNLITDNSQTITKPMSVVVTSNQSVDSGNHSETLNGGSLSQPIVEASENEVQENMLAVCTGDEDGEGGASGQRSACISPASSQGGVYSSELIETFGLNIHRIDKDVDRCDRNYWYFTPDNLEKLRNVMCTYVWEHLDVGYMQGMCDLVAPLLVIFDNESMTYACFCKLMDRMGANFPHSGGTMDTHFANMRSLIQILDSEMFELMHQNGDYTHFYFCYRWFLLDFKRELVYEDVFTVWETIWAAKLISSAHFMLFIALSLVETYRDIILSNVMDFTDIIKFFNEMAERHDCKAVLTLARDLVLQLQTLIENK, from the exons CTGCTGTTGAAGCGTGTCTATCCCAGGGAATTCGTAGACGTGTTCTAGGTTTATTTAAATCTGGTTCTACGACAGCTCTATTACATAAAGTTGCCAAGAATTTTGAGCCGGCAGCGGTTATCTCACAGAAAGTCCAAGATATTGAAAATTCAGATCCAAATAG GCCGTCCTCCTCTAGTGGTGAAAGCACCAACCGGTCTTCCTTAATTTTATCCAACAGTATTAGCGTGACGAAACCACCGCTTCAAAAGAAGAACTCTGCGAATAGTGGTTTGTCGTCACAACCTCCCAGGTACCTTTGGATCCGCCTCGCTTTATTTGACAAAGTTTTAGCACGTATCATCGACCATCTAGTTCAAAATAGCAG TAAATATTACGAGAAAGACTCACTGATTGCGGATGAAGATTATGGATCAATTCTAAGTTCTCTTTTAG ttggACCCTGTGCTCTTGACTTCTCCAGAACGAAAACGCAAGACCACATGTGGACCGACCCGCCAGCCGATGAATTAGTACAACGACATAGGATTTCTAGTGGTCATTCTACACTGCCAGCATGTAGAACGCCTCATTTAAAT TATCGGCGCAGTTTGCATGCTGTCAATTCTGAGGAGAATCATAGACAAATTCCTATTTCCGCCAAGGACTATGTAGAGTCACTCCATCAAAATAGCCGAGCGACATTGCTGTACGGGAAAAATAATGTCTTGGTTTCTCCG AAGGATATGAATGAGCCCATGCCAGGCTACTTATCACTTCACCAGACGGCGCACTCATTAACAATCAAATGGACTCCGAATCAACTAATGAACGGCTACTCAGAGTCAGACGGCACGGATAAAAG CATCTATTGGGAATATGCACTGAATGTAAGAGTAGATGATATAGTTTACGTCCATTGTCACCAACATG GCGGCGATAATGGTGGTACGATAGTGTTGGTTGGACAAGACGGCGTCCAGCGACCGCCGATCCACTTCCCGGCCGGGGGTCACCTCTTAGCGTTTCTGTCTTGCCTTGAAAACGGTCTCCTGCCCCACGGTCAGTTAGATCCACCCCTTTGGTCACAACGAGGGAAAG GAAAAGTTTTCCCAAAACTGAGGAGGAAAGGACGTATCTTGTCTCAAAAGACTGAAGTGCCCGAAGAGGAATCCTCCGACTATGTCTTTCAGATCATTAGCAAAACTAGACATGAGGATTTCT TATCCGCTAGTAAAGAATTCATCGATGCAAAGCATTGGTTCAGCAGCAGCAACAAGCATGTTTCGCCTCGAGCCAGAGCCCACTTAATTTCATCATCGACAAACAGTTCCTCGAGTTCATGTAAATCACTGAGCATCGAACCGGGCGGAAACGGGATGGAACCGGTTTCTCCGCCTCCGTCCCTCAGCTCGGACCTCAACAACGAAGATTGTAAATTAGAAATTGAAAACACAAAATCTAGTCCAGG TGAAACGATTCAGTTAGTGTGTGAAACGATGAAACGACAAATTATCTCTAGAGCGTTTTACGGCTGGCTGGCGTACTGTCGACACCTGTGCACTGTCAGAACTCATCTGTCTGGACTTGTAAACGCAGCAATAATTTCTGGAGAGGGAGCTGAGAATGGCCTAACGACTGAAAAGTGGGCGGAGCTCATGAAAGATGACGGCAAAGATAGCCAAACAGAAGTCTTCCGATTAGCGTATTACGGTGGGGTAGCACATGATATTAGGAAAGAG gtgtgGCCTTATTTGTTGGGTCATTATACATTTGGAAGCTCAGCAGAGGAGCGCGAGCAGCTAGATGAGACAACGAAACATAGCTACGAAACAACCATGTCCGAATGGCTGGCAGTCGGAGCGATTATCAGACAACGAGACAAAGAGATCGTGGCAGCAAGTTTAGCTAAACTTTCTAGTGAAAGTACCTCAGGTGAACAGCCTCCGCCCACCCCCGCTTTGGCGCAAGAGCTCAGTAATGAT GTGTTCGAGGACAACATTAGCCTTTCAGATGATGACCCTCCAATAGTAGACGACTACGAAGGCGAAAACGAGAATGAAAACGAAGGCGAAGGAGAAGAtgagcaaaagaaaaagaaagttgtCGCTACGAAATGTCCTCCCAACTCCCTTGAAAAACACTCTTCATCTGACAACACTGAAATTCTCCAGTCTTCCTCTACCCTGCCTACTTTGGAAAAAG TTGTAGAAATAATGAACAACAAGATGGACAAGAGGCATTCAGCTCCTTGCGGTGGGAATATTGGACATTTATCTGTTCTCACGGGCAACGGAGCAGTTCCG CGATCAGTTTCTCCGGATGAGGGCATGGGAGACGAGGCAGACATAGAGGACGAGGAAGAAGACAAATCGAGTGATCCATCCAAACAAAATGGTCAATCTCAGGATCAAAATCTCATCACAG ATAACTCTCAGACCATTACAAAGCCGATGTCTGTCGTTGTCACTTCCAATCAGTCGGTCGACAGCGGAAATCACTCCGAAACGTTGAATGGAG GTTCCCTGTCTCAACCGATAGTGGAGGCGAGTGAGAATGAGGTTCAAGAAAACATGTTGGCTGTTTGCACGGGTGACGAAGATGGGGAAGGAGGTGCTTCTGGACAAAGATCTGCTTGCATCTCTCCGGCCAGCTCACAGGGCGGAGTTTATTCA tcggagctaatcGAGACCTTCGGTTTGAACATTCATCGCATTGATAAGGATGTTGATAGGTGCGATCGAAATTATTGGTACTTCACACCCGACAATTTGGAAAAGCTCAGAAATGTCATGTGCAC GTATGTTTGGGAGCACTTGGACGTTGGATACATGCAGGGCATGTGCGACCTCGTAGCTCCTTTACTCGTCATATTTGACAATGAATCCATGACTTACGCTTGTTTTTGCAAATTGATGGACCGCATgggagccaatttcccccacaGCGGAGGCACCATGGACACACATTTTGCCAACATGAG GTCTTTGATACAGATTCTTGATTCCGAAATGTTTGAATTGATGCATCAAAACGGAGACTACACTCATTTTTACTTCTGCTATCGGTGGTTCCTCCTTGACTTTAAACGAG aACTGGTTTATGAGGATGTTTTCACTGTGTGGGAGACAATCTGGGCAGCAAAACTGATTTCATCAGCACACTTCATGCTATTTATTGCTCTGTCGTTGGTGGAGACGTACAGGGATATAATTCTGAGTAACGTTATGGACTTCACCGACATTATTAAATTCTTTAATG
- the LOC109033870 gene encoding small G protein signaling modulator 2 isoform X3: MMEEAVTKKYVHEESSSITSLCAAVEACLSQGIRRRVLGLFKSGSTTALLHKVAKNFEPAAVISQKVQDIENSDPNRPSSSSGESTNRSSLILSNSISVTKPPLQKKNSANSGLSSQPPRYLWIRLALFDKVLARIIDHLVQNSSKYYEKDSLIADEDYGSILSSLLVGPCALDFSRTKTQDHMWTDPPADELVQRHRISSGHSTLPACRTPHLNYRRSLHAVNSEENHRQIPISAKDYVESLHQNSRATLLYGKNNVLVSPKDMNEPMPGYLSLHQTAHSLTIKWTPNQLMNGYSESDGTDKSIYWEYALNVRVDDIVYVHCHQHGGDNGGTIVLVGQDGVQRPPIHFPAGGHLLAFLSCLENGLLPHGQLDPPLWSQRGKGKVFPKLRRKGRILSQKTEVPEEESSDYVFQIISKTRHEDFLSASKEFIDAKHWFSSSNKHVSPRARAHLISSSTNSSSSSCKSLSIEPGGNGMEPVSPPPSLSSDLNNEDCKLEIENTKSSPGETIQLVCETMKRQIISRAFYGWLAYCRHLCTVRTHLSGLVNAAIISGEGAENGLTTEKWAELMKDDGKDSQTEVFRLAYYGGVAHDIRKEVWPYLLGHYTFGSSAEEREQLDETTKHSYETTMSEWLAVGAIIRQRDKEIVAASLAKLSSESTSGEQPPPTPALAQELSNDVFEDNISLSDDDPPIVDDYEGENENENEGEGEDEQKKKKVVATKCPPNSLEKHSSSDNTEILQSSSTLPTLEKVVEIMNNKMDKRHSAPCGGNIGHLSVLTGNGAVPRSVSPDEGMGDEADIEDEEEDKSSDPSKQNGQSQDQNLITDNSQTITKPMSVVVTSNQSVDSGNHSETLNGGSLSQPIVEASENEVQENMLAVCTGDEDGEGGASGQRSACISPASSQGGVYSSELIETFGLNIHRIDKDVDRCDRNYWYFTPDNLEKLRNVMCTYVWEHLDVGYMQGMCDLVAPLLVIFDNESMTYACFCKLMDRMGANFPHSGGTMDTHFANMRSLIQILDSEMFELMHQNGDYTHFYFCYRWFLLDFKRELVYEDVFTVWETIWAAKLISSAHFMLFIALSLVETYRDIILSNVMDFTDIIKFFNEMAERHDCKAVLTLARDLVLQLQTLIENK; this comes from the exons CTGCTGTTGAAGCGTGTCTATCCCAGGGAATTCGTAGACGTGTTCTAGGTTTATTTAAATCTGGTTCTACGACAGCTCTATTACATAAAGTTGCCAAGAATTTTGAGCCGGCAGCGGTTATCTCACAGAAAGTCCAAGATATTGAAAATTCAGATCCAAATAG GCCGTCCTCCTCTAGTGGTGAAAGCACCAACCGGTCTTCCTTAATTTTATCCAACAGTATTAGCGTGACGAAACCACCGCTTCAAAAGAAGAACTCTGCGAATAGTGGTTTGTCGTCACAACCTCCCAGGTACCTTTGGATCCGCCTCGCTTTATTTGACAAAGTTTTAGCACGTATCATCGACCATCTAGTTCAAAATAGCAG TAAATATTACGAGAAAGACTCACTGATTGCGGATGAAGATTATGGATCAATTCTAAGTTCTCTTTTAG ttggACCCTGTGCTCTTGACTTCTCCAGAACGAAAACGCAAGACCACATGTGGACCGACCCGCCAGCCGATGAATTAGTACAACGACATAGGATTTCTAGTGGTCATTCTACACTGCCAGCATGTAGAACGCCTCATTTAAAT TATCGGCGCAGTTTGCATGCTGTCAATTCTGAGGAGAATCATAGACAAATTCCTATTTCCGCCAAGGACTATGTAGAGTCACTCCATCAAAATAGCCGAGCGACATTGCTGTACGGGAAAAATAATGTCTTGGTTTCTCCG AAGGATATGAATGAGCCCATGCCAGGCTACTTATCACTTCACCAGACGGCGCACTCATTAACAATCAAATGGACTCCGAATCAACTAATGAACGGCTACTCAGAGTCAGACGGCACGGATAAAAG CATCTATTGGGAATATGCACTGAATGTAAGAGTAGATGATATAGTTTACGTCCATTGTCACCAACATG GCGGCGATAATGGTGGTACGATAGTGTTGGTTGGACAAGACGGCGTCCAGCGACCGCCGATCCACTTCCCGGCCGGGGGTCACCTCTTAGCGTTTCTGTCTTGCCTTGAAAACGGTCTCCTGCCCCACGGTCAGTTAGATCCACCCCTTTGGTCACAACGAGGGAAAG GAAAAGTTTTCCCAAAACTGAGGAGGAAAGGACGTATCTTGTCTCAAAAGACTGAAGTGCCCGAAGAGGAATCCTCCGACTATGTCTTTCAGATCATTAGCAAAACTAGACATGAGGATTTCT TATCCGCTAGTAAAGAATTCATCGATGCAAAGCATTGGTTCAGCAGCAGCAACAAGCATGTTTCGCCTCGAGCCAGAGCCCACTTAATTTCATCATCGACAAACAGTTCCTCGAGTTCATGTAAATCACTGAGCATCGAACCGGGCGGAAACGGGATGGAACCGGTTTCTCCGCCTCCGTCCCTCAGCTCGGACCTCAACAACGAAGATTGTAAATTAGAAATTGAAAACACAAAATCTAGTCCAGG TGAAACGATTCAGTTAGTGTGTGAAACGATGAAACGACAAATTATCTCTAGAGCGTTTTACGGCTGGCTGGCGTACTGTCGACACCTGTGCACTGTCAGAACTCATCTGTCTGGACTTGTAAACGCAGCAATAATTTCTGGAGAGGGAGCTGAGAATGGCCTAACGACTGAAAAGTGGGCGGAGCTCATGAAAGATGACGGCAAAGATAGCCAAACAGAAGTCTTCCGATTAGCGTATTACGGTGGGGTAGCACATGATATTAGGAAAGAG gtgtgGCCTTATTTGTTGGGTCATTATACATTTGGAAGCTCAGCAGAGGAGCGCGAGCAGCTAGATGAGACAACGAAACATAGCTACGAAACAACCATGTCCGAATGGCTGGCAGTCGGAGCGATTATCAGACAACGAGACAAAGAGATCGTGGCAGCAAGTTTAGCTAAACTTTCTAGTGAAAGTACCTCAGGTGAACAGCCTCCGCCCACCCCCGCTTTGGCGCAAGAGCTCAGTAATGAT GTGTTCGAGGACAACATTAGCCTTTCAGATGATGACCCTCCAATAGTAGACGACTACGAAGGCGAAAACGAGAATGAAAACGAAGGCGAAGGAGAAGAtgagcaaaagaaaaagaaagttgtCGCTACGAAATGTCCTCCCAACTCCCTTGAAAAACACTCTTCATCTGACAACACTGAAATTCTCCAGTCTTCCTCTACCCTGCCTACTTTGGAAAAAG TTGTAGAAATAATGAACAACAAGATGGACAAGAGGCATTCAGCTCCTTGCGGTGGGAATATTGGACATTTATCTGTTCTCACGGGCAACGGAGCAGTTCCG CGATCAGTTTCTCCGGATGAGGGCATGGGAGACGAGGCAGACATAGAGGACGAGGAAGAAGACAAATCGAGTGATCCATCCAAACAAAATGGTCAATCTCAGGATCAAAATCTCATCACAG ATAACTCTCAGACCATTACAAAGCCGATGTCTGTCGTTGTCACTTCCAATCAGTCGGTCGACAGCGGAAATCACTCCGAAACGTTGAATGGAG GTTCCCTGTCTCAACCGATAGTGGAGGCGAGTGAGAATGAGGTTCAAGAAAACATGTTGGCTGTTTGCACGGGTGACGAAGATGGGGAAGGAGGTGCTTCTGGACAAAGATCTGCTTGCATCTCTCCGGCCAGCTCACAGGGCGGAGTTTATTCA tcggagctaatcGAGACCTTCGGTTTGAACATTCATCGCATTGATAAGGATGTTGATAGGTGCGATCGAAATTATTGGTACTTCACACCCGACAATTTGGAAAAGCTCAGAAATGTCATGTGCAC GTATGTTTGGGAGCACTTGGACGTTGGATACATGCAGGGCATGTGCGACCTCGTAGCTCCTTTACTCGTCATATTTGACAATGAATCCATGACTTACGCTTGTTTTTGCAAATTGATGGACCGCATgggagccaatttcccccacaGCGGAGGCACCATGGACACACATTTTGCCAACATGAG GTCTTTGATACAGATTCTTGATTCCGAAATGTTTGAATTGATGCATCAAAACGGAGACTACACTCATTTTTACTTCTGCTATCGGTGGTTCCTCCTTGACTTTAAACGAG aACTGGTTTATGAGGATGTTTTCACTGTGTGGGAGACAATCTGGGCAGCAAAACTGATTTCATCAGCACACTTCATGCTATTTATTGCTCTGTCGTTGGTGGAGACGTACAGGGATATAATTCTGAGTAACGTTATGGACTTCACCGACATTATTAAATTCTTTAATG